The nucleotide window TGTAGAATGCAACGAAAAGTCACGTGACACACACGCTTATAAAAAGACGTATTAACATCATGAATACACGTTTGAAATTTCTAACGAAAATTCCACTGACCTATATAGACCATCTCGGTGCCTATCTGTCAAGTCAATAAGTCTAACTTAGCAGTTAATTAATGTTGGATATAAGAAGAATGTTTGAGATCCACTTCTCGGTAAATGATGGAAATagtacttttttatttctaagagTAATGTTGCATGAAATAGGCCTTGCATGAAATAGGCagaaataggcctattataagtATTTGTATCTGCCTCTTTTTGGTGAACCAAGCGTTGCCAACTTTAAATaggttctttttttatatacatttcatGACCTTAAcagaaaatacatttcttttattaaaaaaaaaaaaagattccgtTGACTTTTTGAAAATtagttattgaaatattttgctTAAAAACTAATTTAGCTTGCCTTcataaagaaacaaatcaaaaagtttatttactatttgaacgaaatttgttcaaatattttactgacattttaaattgctttattaaaaaaaaaaagtgaaaatagcATCGATCAGTTGGGAGAGCGATGCGACATATGTTAAGTGTAGGGAAAATATgcgtgtgtttttttctttaccaaATATGCAAATGATTTACTTTCAAAATTTTGCTTCGGATCATTGAACCATATTTTAACAACCCCATCCGCCATTGTGTGCTGCATAATGTACTGAGCAACACACAGATTTATGTTGGTATTTCACATGAAGTACTTACACATCTGGATAGATAGATCATGAGCCTTTCTTTACAATAAAACATAAAGACCAAATTGTTGTCCGCCTTCAGTCGTAGTCGACTACGTCTcaaacacaacacacacaagTCTGAACAAAGGATTCAGGCAAAGAATGAATTCTAAAAATAGCCAacactttttttctccctcATAAAATAGTGACTTTGTGGGAAAATAGGGTAAAGGtatctctttcagaccttgcgatctatgaggtgaaagcttatctgtttctatggtcgacggttaactagggtgttatgtggccagcacaacgagcaaTTCAACCACCTTGAATTCTTCAAAGTATACCAGGAAGCAGTAAAGGTAAAAAGCTTGcgttcagaccttgcaatctatgggccagattatgttaaggtcatctgtttttatggctaacggttaacgagcagggtgtcatgtggccagcacaacgaccaaccgcctttactttccccaactaaaatcaggtacccattagagttgggtgggctcaggggcgccctaagaatcccgaaattttaaatcccagtcctcaccgagattcgaacccaagacttctggtttggaagccaagcgcttaaccactcatccaccgTGCCCCCTAAGGGTGGACGCAGTGGTGCCCTATATTCCGTAGTTCAAAATCCATATCGACACCCTGGATTCAGAAACCAAGCAATTTACAACTCAGAAACCAAGCAATTTACAATTCAGCAATCACGCCGTGGAAGCCTGTATAATAAAATCAGGCTGGTTAGGTCACACACATTATCCATTAATTCATCTCTGTAAAGTCTGTTCAAGGCTGCACACATATGCGAGTCTAAGAATAAGTGGGTACTCATGGTACTTaacaaatattcaaaaaaaaaaaagacgctaAAGGGGCTGAATTGGACATACAACGCGAAGAACAATCGACCCTATTGCAATGCAGGCTCTTGACTGGAATCTAGAGGGGAAGACTAAAGCTGGGAGACCAAAAGCGAACATTGAAGAAATCAGTAGAACAAGAATCAGAGACAGACTAAAGCTGGGAGACCAAAGCGAACATTGAGGAAATCAGTAGAACAAGAAGCAGAGACAGACTAAGGCTGGGAGACCAAAGCGAACATTGAGGAGATCAGTAGAACAAGAATCAGAGACGGGCATTGGACCCAACTGAGGGGAATTGGCCAGAGTCCTGTGCAGCCCTAGGGTTCACAGTGAATCAAAAGAATTaagtaatatttcttaattTGGCGGCGATTGAAAGCTTATGAAGTATTATAAGTAgacataagataagattgtattagtacaaacaaatggaaattcagtttgactatagTTGTCCAACTCAGCATTACTATTGTAACAATGGCAATATAGATACAAACACAAACGACACTTACACGCGAAACACTTTGCGAATCAGGCTTCAATGTACTTCTCAGTGACGACAAGTGACTTTGAAACACCCTGTCTGAAAGTGGTATAAAGATTTCAAATCTTTCTGTTGTAGCCTTAATGGAGAGGAGACGACCGCTTCGTTCATACCTTGTTTATGTCCAAGGGctgaagtttgaaaaaaaatcctgtttggacgccaaacaataaaaaaaacaacaacctatgagaacacagttctgtttgagagagacccgagtcaatgcctatgtaaagcattgctgtttccaatgtctttggcccccgacgcatgcttggctgcacatggccgaaggccgaggacaccgggagtctccgccattttccttcgttataccaagctaaccgtgggggactcgccatttatgtaacggtccctttgaggaacagcgcatggatgtgtgacaggtttgtggggacttttttcgcaaccccgcccgtgcatggggtggactctcgtctacccgtgggcatccccacgggagttgtgtttcgccattcatttagcctagctaccctagccgtttccacccaggcgccacgatgaggcagaacagcgtacccgggctTCGTTCATACCTGATGTATTAGTGGTTCAATGGGTGCAGATCATCTTAAAGAATTTTTGTGTCTTTTGGGAATTCATCtttcaaaaacatttcttcAACAGAAGGAAGCCGTGTTCGAGTGATTAAGATGCTTtttaaattagtctatttagtcaaTGTCTTTGTGCCACTATATTCAGGTGACCTGCCAACTTTTGAGTTTTGTAACCAACCGGAATGTCATTTCAAATTTCCACAGGCCGTCACCCGTCAGTACTATAAAGCATAATGCCGTGATCGGGAAAGTAATCACACTTTAAACAAAGCTTTGTCTTTTTACGCAGAGAGAGCTCTTCTTTTGTTAAGTGTCAGAgaatagtttaattaacttCCGGGGTCATACGTCTACAAAAGATTTTGCTACGCATGAGGAAACTTGTTTGAATGGAGGAGCTGATGTATTATATAACTCTCTGTAAATGTCGCGTTATAAAACTCTGTAAATGTCGTGATATGTAACTCTCTAAAATGTGATACATAACTATTATATAACTATTTTAATCtatccgggttcgaatcctggtgaagacagggatttttaatttcggcgcatttgagtccacccagctctaatgggtccccataagttggggaaaagtaaaggcggtaggtcgttgtgctggccacatgacatcctcgttaaccgcagGTCACAgtaacaggtgacctttacatcatctgacctatagaccacaaggtccgaaaggggaacttgacttatGACTTAAGGTCTTGATCATGCTTTGACTATGAAGAAATTGTAagcttatagatctagtagacttaAGGACAGAACACAATGCAACAATACTACACTCTATCCGCGGTAAGCACATTAGTGACATATTTACTCTCTCTACTTGTAAACAacacagaaaaaacaacacattaaatAATTCTATGATGGGTTACTTGTAGACGATGACAACCACTGCAATGACTATTTCTGACTGTTTTCACAACTTTGGAGCACACAGTGTCAGTGTGCTGACACACCACACAGTGACTCTTCAACACGTGTGCCATAGGCTGCAGTGTAACACACGTAGCTCATATTATTATATACCCTGTAAGTCAGAGCAAACACATACAAGATGGTTGAATTGTGCCACTTGAGTATAAAGTAGGTTGACAGGAAATCCAATGAATTGACTAACTTCAAATGactagataaaaataaaagaatattctCTGGACGTAcaattacaatgaaataaatgtttttaaaatacatttaagaaCATCTGAATTATTTTATGAAGAAAACAGCGTTCAGTCTGTTTGTCGAGCAGCGGCAGTTAACTGATCCCAAAAGTTTTCAATTAATCCTGGAGTTATCTCTTCTTCCGGTGGGTACTCGATAAATTCATTTCTCTTCAAGATGGCTACAAGATCGCGAGGCATCTCCGCCAGGGCAACTGGCTGATACAGACATAGATGTAATACCTGCCTGGACGTGTGGATTGCCTCATTGATGGCCATATTGACCGCGTACTCGACATAGTCATCGTCGTAAAACTCGGGCGTAACCAGAAGAACAGTCCGGTAACTGTTTTGCACGGCGCTGACTATATCACTGGCGACGTATGTCCCTGGCATGAAATCTCTGTCCCCGATGCACAGTTTGAGACCCCTCCTGACCTCCAGCTCTTGGACGCATTCGTTCAGGACAAACTGCATGTCGTCACTGTCGTAGACCAAGAAGGCGTCGTACTTAAATATACCTTGTTGGGGTTTTTTGGGTTCGAACCCAATGAATTTGGCGATGGCTACGTTGCGAAGATATCTAAGCTTCCATCTATATCTATACATCAACAGTAGACCCAACACGACTGCCACAAACATAGTGGAAAGAATTGAGACAACGAGAATCAAAGACTTTGAGATGCAAGATCTTTGAAGAAAATTCAACCTCTCTTTAAGATCCCCCACGCTAGTCGCTACATCATTTTCCAACCGACACTGTAAGTTGACTTGGTTTATTAGCTTCACTTTGGTGGTCGCCAGCCATTTCATAAGCTCAATCCCAGAGCACGTGCAGGGTAAAGGGTTAAAGGTCAAGTCGAGCTCGAAGTCCGTGATGGCGGCCAGAGCATCAAGATCATCTCGAGTAGATTCAGTTATTCCTGTGATCGAGTTCCTGCTAAAGTCCAAAAGCTGAAGTCTGGTAAGGTGTCTAAAGGTCAAATTCAGCAGCTGAAGTTTGTTATCTGATACAATGAGTGTCTCCAAATTTGTCAAACCTGCAAGAAACCGGTTGGGAAGTTTGTAGATTAAGTTCATTGAAATGTCGAGGTAAAATAACTTGTTCAGATTTCGGAAAATGTTACCATACTTGTCGTTAGCGAAATCGTCACCTAGAAAATTATTTTGCAGGTTGAGATGGACCAGTGGACTGTTTTTAGAGAAAAATTTCGGGTTGATCCTTCGGCAGTAATTGCTGCTAAGGTCGATTTTCTTTATCGGAGGAGAGAGATACAGATCCCCCCAATTCGAAAAATAGCTGTCAGACAAATCCACTTCCTTGAGAGAGCAATTGTCCTGGAAGACATGACCAAGAATAAAGAATCCATAGTCGAGGAATTCAGAtgcttttattttacttaaatttGGTGGTAATTTTACTGGCCATGAATCTTTTAACGGAACTCTGGCTGATTCTAGAGCTTGATTCTTGTGTAGTTCAGTCTTATAAAGCAAACTATTGCATAGAGTTGTAGATGAGTTTGGTGCAATGCTATGATCCGAATCAGTTGCTAAAGAAAAGTCATTGGAATTAAAATCATTACTGTCATCTTTTTGATTTTCAACATCTAATTCTAAAAGATTATTCAGAAAGGCGAGCTGCTCTAGATTAAATGAAAAGGGAGTGATTTTGTTATAGTTAAAAACTAGTTTCTTCAAAGTTCTAGAAAGCAATCTGATGAAGTCCAAGCCAATCAAAGCGATTCTGTTCTGAGACAGGTCCAGTTCCTCCAGCGCAATGTGCTGCAAGTATTTCGCATGTTGGGCATGCAACTCGCGACACGGGAAGTGTGTCCGGTACATGAACTTTAACCTGAGCACTTTGAGGGAGGAGTTCTGGAGCCCAATGAGATGATCGAAAGCCTCGTAAAGATCATACGTGTGGGAAGTGTGTGATATCTCCAGGGTGTGCAGATTTGGAACATTAGAATAAGCTTCAGGATCTATGTAAACAAGTTTGCAGCCGCTAAGAACGAACGTGTTGAGATATGGAATGTATTGGAAGAAGTCTCGAGTCAGATTTTTAAGACGGCAGTTTGTGCCTAAATGAAGCTCCTTCAGATGTTTCAGGGACTGAAGTTGAGGCCCGAATGTACAATTGAGTAATGCGTCTGAGCTGAGGATTTTAAGATTTGTCAGCTTTTGCAGCGCACTGTTGGGGTAGGAGTGGTCCCCCATGGTGTTGCCTTGAATGTAAAGACTCTGGAGACGGAACAACTTCTCAAACACACGAGGTGGGAACTTTCTCACGGTATATGAAAGATGTTTATTTAAACtaaggtccaacagcttcaaaTGTTGCATTTCGTCGAATGTGCTATTTTCAATAAACACGATGGAGTTTTTGGTTAGATTTAAGTTTCTTAAGCTACGGAGACCTAAGAACATTCCTGCTGTGATGTTGGTAAGACTGTTTTCGCCCAAATCCAGTTGTTGCAGGTTAGCGAAGAAGCGAAAGCTTCCGTCATCGATGGTGCTGATACTGTTCTTCGTCAGGTTTAGAATGACCAGCCCTGAAGTTAAGTTTGAAAAAGTTTCATTTGAAATATGAGTTATCTTGCGGTTATAGGAGATGATCAGTGTGTTTAGGTTTTTGTAGCGTAGAACGCTCTCAGGATTAAAGAGTTGAATTTCGTTGTCTGTCATGTTCAGCAACCAAAGTTCCGGAGGAAGAGAATCAGGAACGTCCCTCAGTCTTCTGGAAGAGCAGTTCGCTAGAATGTACTGAGATAAACTGTGAGAACAGATGCATGGTTTACATTCAAATCTATCGCCGTGACCACTGCGGAATCCAGTTCGATATTCGGCGTTTGTATCTTCCATAGAATTGTCGTTGTCACTTAGGTCTAAATATTGTGGAAGATATTCCAGCGGTGAGGCGTCGCTAATGACAGGAGAAATACCACTCACAACTTGATGACTAGTGAGGCCTTCCAACTTGGCTGAAGTTAAGATCAAAGTAAGTAGCAACATTCTTTGACCTCACTGAGATCTGTGAACATTACGACATGAATACTTGTGAGTCAGAGGTCACAGGTCAAaggttttaacattttaaaacatgtgaATTGAGTAACATGGTTAAAATTAATGAGTTATTTCTttttgatttataaatattGCAAGCATTGCCCACCGGTTACGACCGTTGATTTATTCCCAGGCTCTATATTCTTCATTACGGCCGGAAATCCctcctctattttttttatagcatttccAGTAGTTGGGCCACACTACCCACATTTAAACGACCCCCTAACAAATTATTTTGGTGATCTCTAGCATATGTTACAGTGATTTAGAGTGGCCTACTTTCGTTCACTTTCCTTCTCTCATCCATTTTCTTTCgatctctacctctctctctctctttctccttctttctttctctctggaaCCTTTCTTTTCGCCCCCCGCTGTAATTTCTCTG belongs to Biomphalaria glabrata chromosome 12, xgBioGlab47.1, whole genome shotgun sequence and includes:
- the LOC106076700 gene encoding toll-like receptor 4, whose amino-acid sequence is MLLLTLILTSAKLEGLTSHQVVSGISPVISDASPLEYLPQYLDLSDNDNSMEDTNAEYRTGFRSGHGDRFECKPCICSHSLSQYILANCSSRRLRDVPDSLPPELWLLNMTDNEIQLFNPESVLRYKNLNTLIISYNRKITHISNETFSNLTSGLVILNLTKNSISTIDDGSFRFFANLQQLDLGENSLTNITAGMFLGLRSLRNLNLTKNSIVFIENSTFDEMQHLKLLDLSLNKHLSYTVRKFPPRVFEKLFRLQSLYIQGNTMGDHSYPNSALQKLTNLKILSSDALLNCTFGPQLQSLKHLKELHLGTNCRLKNLTRDFFQYIPYLNTFVLSGCKLVYIDPEAYSNVPNLHTLEISHTSHTYDLYEAFDHLIGLQNSSLKVLRLKFMYRTHFPCRELHAQHAKYLQHIALEELDLSQNRIALIGLDFIRLLSRTLKKLVFNYNKITPFSFNLEQLAFLNNLLELDVENQKDDSNDFNSNDFSLATDSDHSIAPNSSTTLCNSLLYKTELHKNQALESARVPLKDSWPVKLPPNLSKIKASEFLDYGFFILGHVFQDNCSLKEVDLSDSYFSNWGDLYLSPPIKKIDLSSNYCRRINPKFFSKNSPLVHLNLQNNFLGDDFANDKYGNIFRNLNKLFYLDISMNLIYKLPNRFLAGLTNLETLIVSDNKLQLLNLTFRHLTRLQLLDFSRNSITGITESTRDDLDALAAITDFELDLTFNPLPCTCSGIELMKWLATTKVKLINQVNLQCRLENDVATSVGDLKERLNFLQRSCISKSLILVVSILSTMFVAVVLGLLLMYRYRWKLRYLRNVAIAKFIGFEPKKPQQGIFKYDAFLVYDSDDMQFVLNECVQELEVRRGLKLCIGDRDFMPGTYVASDIVSAVQNSYRTVLLVTPEFYDDDYVEYAVNMAINEAIHTSRQVLHLCLYQPVALAEMPRDLVAILKRNEFIEYPPEEEITPGLIENFWDQLTAAARQTD